Proteins encoded in a region of the Puntigrus tetrazona isolate hp1 chromosome 12, ASM1883169v1, whole genome shotgun sequence genome:
- the mapta gene encoding microtubule-associated protein tau isoform X2, which produces MDTSTVDSPESYVPSFGLAMDQQHDLLSSSPNSHTAHYNSGDTMATSLSGMTINDHHHGNQFHKENGIAVGLVRPGDCPMKEGFSEEQVDDEHSNAPEEKQCESPQDSRREEKEDQWQSIGETVIAGGTASAAQSKTNGDAEKRTPKNSKVRPSSHKTTSSIPKKTSSSRSPSVSSTSSGPKESRPRAPSSSRPHAAGTKIPAMTAAAKNGKDSPKTPETSGHSSPGTPKSPASKAAGGKPPSTGNEIKKVAVIRSTPKSPKNRSPTSLSAATPLPDLKNIRSKVGSTDNLKHQPGGGRIQILDQKVDFSNVQSKCGSKANLRHVPGGGNVQIFDQKLDVSTVPSKCGSKDNINHTPGGGNVTILDQKVDFTNVQSKCGSKGNLKHVPGGGNVQILDQKLDLSSVQSRCGSKDNMKHVPGGGKVQILHKKIDLSNVQSKCGSKDNIRHKPGGGNIEIRSEKLEFKAQSKVGSMDNIKHVPGGGSRRKEKGKGADTPQDEGFLTPDPSDTPTLSSASMSPEPILLSNPQIKIEDSN; this is translated from the exons ATGGACACCTCTACTGTTGACTCACCGGAGTCATATG TACCCTCATTTGGACTTGCTATGGACCAGCAGCACGATTTATTGAGCTCCTCGCCCAATAGCCACACAGCTCACTACAACTCTGGCGATACCATGGCAACCTCCCTTTCTGGAATGACCATCAACGAtcatcaccatggcaaccagTTCCATAAGGAGAATGGAATTGCGGTGGGGCTCGTGAGACCAGGCGACTGTCCAATGAAAG AGGGGTTTTCAGAAGAACAGGTGGATGATGAGCACAGTAATGCTCCCGAGGAGAAGCAATGTG AGAGCCCCCAAGATTCAAGACGGGAAGAGAAAGAAGATCAGTGGCAGTCTATAGGGGAAACGGTGATTG CTGGAGGAACAGCGTCTGCAG CTCAGTCCAAGACCAATGGTGATGCTGAAAAGAGG ACCCCTAAAAATAGTAAAGTCAGACCCTCCTCCCATAAAACAACTTCCTCCATCCCGAAAAAGACCTCCTCTAGTAGATCTCCCTCAGTGTCTTCCACCAGTTCTGGCCCCAAAGAATCCAGACCAAGA GCTCCTAGTAGCAGTAGACCTCATGCTGCCGGTACAAAGATTCCTGCCATGACTGCGGCTGCCAAAAATGGAAAAG ACTCTCCTAAGACCCCGGAGACCAGCGGGCACAGCAGCCCCGGGACTCCCAAATCCCCTGCCAGTAAGGCTGCGGGTGGCAAGCCTCCAAGCACAGGAAATGAAATCAAGAAGGTCGCAGTGATTCGCTCGACCCCTAAATCTCCGAAGAACCGCTCACCCACATCACTGTCAGCCGCTACCCCCCTCCCTGACCTGAAGAACATACGATCCAAAGTCGGCTCCACTGACAACTTAAAGCACCAGCCTGGAGGTGGCCGG ATACAAATTCTTGACCAGAAGGTGGATTTCAGTAATGTTCAGTCCAAGTGTGGCTCCAAAGCCAACCTCAGGCATGTGCCAGGAGGTGGAAAT GTACAAATTTTTGATCAGAAGTTGGACGTTAGTACCGTCCCTTCTAAGTGTGGCTCCAAAGACAATATCAATCACACACCTGGAGGTGGCAAT GTAACAATTCTCGATCAGAAGGTGGACTTCACTAATGTCCAGTCAAAGTGTGGCTCCAAAGGCAATTTGAAACATGTACCGGGAGGTGGCAAT GTTCAAATTCTCGATCAGAAGTTGGACTTAAGTAGCGTGCAGTCTAGGTGTGGTTCCAAAGATAATATGAAACATGTACCCGGAGGTGGAAAA GTCCAGATCCTCCACAAAAAGATTGATCTGAGCAATGTGCAATCCAAGTGTGGATCGAAAGACAACATTCGCCACAAACCAG GTGGAGGAAACATTGAGATCAGGTCTGAGAAGCTTGAATTCAAGGCTCAGTCAAAGGTCGGATCTATGGACAACATTAAACACGTACCTGGAGGAGGCAGCAGGAGG AAAGAGAAGGGGAAGGGGGCAGATACACCCCAAGACGAGGGCTTCCTGACCCCAGACCCCTCTGATACCCCCACCCTCTCATCTGCCAGTATGTCCCCAGAGCCCATCCTCCTCAGCAACCCCCAGATAAAGATTGAGGACTCCA ATTGA